Proteins encoded in a region of the Massilia sp. UMI-21 genome:
- a CDS encoding HlyC/CorC family transporter yields MENFLFVVLALFLVALNGFYVAAEFSIVTLRKTRVHAIAKTSGLRGRILGKVHDKLDAYLSACQLGITLASLGLGWVGEPAFASLLEPVFAFLGVTSPELIHGVSFVVAFSVISFLHIVVGELAPKSLAIRIPEVVALWTAIPLYAFYWAMYPAIALLNASANMVLRIAGLAGAGGHETHYSTDELKMILRTSKPGEKFTTDERNILAQSLDFSQLAVSDLMRPINEVSALYASRSLEENMETVRRNRFSRYPYFDEEGEEVLGVIHLKDLFFAQQAGRTITDLTQHLRPVETISARTPAQDIFRRFRSGAPHFALIGEKGKRPVGFITLDNLLGAMVGEIRDEFRMNENDWMSQPDGTYIGKASLPIFSLERLLGIDIDNEEMGLDDVESVGGLLMAKLGDIPRQGQRIGFPHFDVVVKKMNGPRILLVKVYPRVQREDGDDEHD; encoded by the coding sequence ATGGAAAACTTTCTATTCGTCGTTCTCGCCCTGTTCCTGGTGGCGCTGAACGGCTTCTATGTGGCGGCTGAATTCAGTATCGTCACGTTGCGCAAGACCCGCGTCCACGCCATCGCCAAGACCAGCGGCCTGCGGGGACGCATCCTCGGCAAGGTCCACGACAAGCTCGACGCCTATCTCTCGGCCTGCCAGCTCGGCATCACCCTGGCCTCGCTGGGCCTGGGCTGGGTCGGCGAACCGGCCTTTGCCAGCCTGCTCGAACCCGTGTTCGCCTTCCTGGGCGTGACCTCGCCCGAGCTGATCCACGGCGTGTCCTTCGTGGTGGCCTTCTCGGTCATCTCCTTCCTGCACATCGTGGTCGGCGAGCTGGCGCCCAAGTCGCTCGCGATCCGCATCCCCGAGGTGGTGGCGCTGTGGACCGCGATTCCGCTGTATGCCTTCTACTGGGCCATGTACCCGGCGATCGCGCTGCTCAACGCCAGCGCCAACATGGTGCTGCGCATCGCCGGCCTGGCCGGCGCCGGCGGCCACGAGACCCACTACTCCACCGACGAGCTGAAGATGATCCTGCGCACCAGCAAGCCGGGAGAAAAATTCACCACCGACGAGCGCAACATCCTGGCCCAGTCGCTCGACTTCAGCCAGCTGGCGGTGTCCGACCTGATGCGGCCGATCAACGAGGTGAGCGCGCTGTACGCCAGCCGCTCGCTCGAGGAAAACATGGAGACGGTGCGCCGCAACCGCTTCTCGCGCTACCCCTATTTCGACGAGGAAGGCGAAGAGGTGCTGGGCGTGATCCACCTGAAGGACCTGTTCTTCGCGCAGCAGGCCGGGCGCACCATCACCGACCTGACCCAGCACCTGCGCCCGGTCGAGACCATTTCGGCGCGCACCCCGGCGCAGGACATCTTCCGGCGCTTCCGCAGCGGCGCGCCGCACTTCGCCCTGATCGGCGAAAAGGGCAAGCGCCCGGTCGGCTTCATTACGCTCGACAACCTGCTGGGCGCGATGGTGGGCGAGATCCGCGACGAGTTCCGCATGAACGAGAACGACTGGATGTCGCAGCCCGACGGCACGTATATCGGCAAGGCCAGCCTGCCGATCTTCTCGCTCGAGCGCCTGCTCGGGATCGACATCGACAACGAGGAAATGGGCCTGGACGATGTCGAATCGGTGGGCGGCCTCCTGATGGCCAAGCTGGGCGACATCCCCAGGCAGGGGCAGCGCATCGGCTTCCCGCACTTCGACGTGGTGGTCAAGAAGATGAACGGTCCGCGCATCCTGCTGGTGAAGGTGTATCCGAGGGTCCAGCGCGAGGACGGGGACGACGAGCACGACTGA
- the nhaR gene encoding transcriptional activator NhaR, which translates to MNHSPPNFRHLYYFWVVAKEGSITRAAERLGLAIQTVSTQLTQLELSLGKALFTQQGRRLTLTEAGRLALSYADQIFLLGEQMQEALAESDSARTRLTVGISDSLPKLTAYRLLEIATQLPRPVRLVCYEGEFDELLADLALHKLDVVLTDRAVRSGTTLRVFSHLLSDSETIVVGAPGLVKDWGADFPRSLNGAPFLLPTRNNALRGKIDEWFELQGVRPDVVGEFEDNALLNTFGRRGLGLFFAPAALVHDLEEQFNALLLGRVPQVREHFYAVSNERKIQHPAVEAILSAVHHGVLTGT; encoded by the coding sequence ATGAACCACAGCCCCCCGAATTTTCGTCACCTGTACTATTTTTGGGTGGTCGCCAAGGAAGGCAGCATCACGCGCGCCGCCGAGCGCCTGGGCCTGGCCATCCAGACCGTCAGTACCCAGCTCACGCAGCTGGAGCTGTCCTTGGGCAAGGCCTTGTTTACCCAGCAGGGACGGAGACTGACTTTAACCGAGGCCGGGCGCCTTGCCTTGTCTTATGCCGACCAGATCTTCCTTCTGGGAGAGCAGATGCAGGAGGCGCTGGCCGAGTCCGACAGCGCGCGCACCCGCCTGACGGTCGGCATTTCCGACTCCTTGCCCAAGCTGACCGCCTACCGGCTGCTCGAGATCGCGACCCAGCTGCCGCGCCCGGTGCGGCTGGTCTGCTACGAGGGCGAATTCGACGAGCTGCTGGCCGACCTGGCCCTGCACAAGCTCGACGTGGTGCTGACCGACCGCGCGGTACGGTCGGGCACGACCTTGCGGGTGTTCAGTCACCTGCTGAGCGACAGCGAGACCATCGTGGTCGGCGCGCCCGGGCTGGTGAAGGATTGGGGCGCGGACTTCCCGCGCTCGCTGAACGGCGCGCCCTTCCTGCTGCCGACCCGCAATAATGCCCTGCGCGGCAAGATCGACGAATGGTTCGAGCTGCAGGGCGTGCGTCCCGACGTGGTCGGCGAGTTCGAGGACAATGCCCTGCTCAACACCTTCGGCCGGCGCGGCCTGGGGCTGTTCTTCGCGCCGGCGGCCCTGGTCCACGACCTCGAGGAGCAGTTCAACGCGCTGCTGCTGGGGCGCGTGCCGCAGGTGCGCGAGCACTTCTATGCCGTCTCGAACGAGCGCAAGATCCAGCATCCGGCTGTCGAAGCCATCCTGTCGGCGGTCCATCACGGCGTGCTAACCGGTACTTGA
- a CDS encoding DUF475 domain-containing protein, with protein sequence MKHFTWSFVVTAVCLALAGWWGYDHGGIAGMITALGVTAILSVMEVSLSFDNAVVNASVLKNWNEFWLKLFLGLGMIIAVFGMRLVFPLVIVAVAADLGITEVWNLALSNPKEFSGHLTEHHAEVAAFGGMFLLLVFLNFLLDDEKEVHWLGNIERKLGSLGKVSSISVLVALGALMFSMGWVAEAQKMVVLMAGLWGILVYIGVDMISSLLEKSESDESSNVGDMVKRGGIGGFLYLEVLDASFSFDGVIGAFAITQDVVIIMLGLAIGAMFVRSMTVYLVRQGTLDEYVYLEHGAHYAIGILAVIMLVSMKYHVPELITGLAGVAFIGASLWSSLQYKKKHAALPA encoded by the coding sequence ATGAAGCACTTTACATGGTCATTCGTCGTGACCGCCGTCTGCCTTGCGCTGGCAGGCTGGTGGGGTTACGACCATGGCGGCATCGCCGGCATGATTACGGCGCTCGGCGTGACGGCCATCTTGTCGGTGATGGAAGTTTCGCTGTCCTTCGACAACGCGGTGGTGAATGCCTCGGTGCTGAAGAACTGGAACGAATTCTGGCTCAAGCTGTTCCTGGGCCTGGGCATGATCATCGCCGTGTTCGGCATGCGCCTGGTGTTCCCGCTGGTGATCGTCGCCGTGGCGGCCGACCTGGGCATTACCGAGGTCTGGAACCTGGCGCTGAGCAATCCGAAGGAATTCTCCGGCCACCTGACCGAGCACCATGCGGAAGTGGCGGCCTTCGGCGGCATGTTCCTGCTGCTGGTGTTCCTGAACTTCCTGCTGGATGACGAGAAGGAAGTGCACTGGCTGGGCAACATCGAGCGCAAGCTCGGCTCGCTCGGCAAGGTGTCCTCGATCTCGGTGCTGGTCGCCCTGGGCGCGCTGATGTTCTCGATGGGCTGGGTTGCGGAAGCGCAGAAGATGGTCGTGCTGATGGCGGGCCTGTGGGGCATCCTGGTCTATATCGGCGTGGACATGATCAGCAGTCTGCTCGAAAAGAGCGAGTCGGACGAGAGCAGCAACGTGGGCGACATGGTCAAGCGCGGCGGTATCGGCGGTTTCCTGTACCTCGAAGTGCTGGATGCCTCGTTCAGCTTCGACGGCGTGATCGGCGCCTTCGCGATCACCCAGGACGTCGTGATCATCATGCTGGGCCTGGCGATCGGTGCGATGTTCGTGCGTTCGATGACGGTCTACCTTGTGCGCCAGGGCACGCTCGACGAGTACGTCTACCTGGAGCACGGCGCGCACTACGCGATCGGTATCCTGGCCGTGATCATGCTGGTCAGCATGAAGTACCACGTGCCCGAGCTGATCACCGGCCTGGCCGGCGTGGCCTTCATCGGCGCCTCGCTGTGGAGCTCGCTGCAGTACAAGAAGAAGCACGCGGCATTGCCTGCATAA
- a CDS encoding TerD family protein, with translation MAISLQKGGNVNLSKEAPGLTNLKVGLGWDTRATDGAAFDLDGAVFLLNSQGKVRSDADFIFYNNLKSADGSVVHSGDNLTGEGEGDDESVSIDLSKVPADIDKVVLAVTIHDAEARRQNFGMVGKAFIRCVNAANNGEIARYDLSEDSSTEAAMIFGEVYRNGADWKFRAIGQGFAGGLGPLAKNYGVNV, from the coding sequence ATGGCAATCAGTCTGCAAAAAGGCGGCAACGTCAACCTGTCGAAAGAAGCTCCTGGCCTGACCAATCTGAAGGTCGGCCTCGGTTGGGACACCCGCGCCACGGACGGCGCAGCGTTCGACCTCGACGGCGCGGTGTTCCTGCTGAATTCGCAAGGCAAGGTGCGTTCCGATGCCGATTTCATCTTCTACAACAACCTGAAGTCGGCCGACGGCTCGGTGGTCCACTCGGGCGACAACCTCACCGGCGAAGGCGAGGGCGACGACGAAAGCGTGTCGATCGACCTGTCCAAGGTGCCGGCCGACATCGACAAGGTGGTGCTGGCCGTGACCATCCACGACGCGGAAGCGCGCCGCCAGAACTTCGGCATGGTCGGCAAGGCCTTCATCCGCTGCGTCAACGCGGCCAACAACGGCGAGATCGCCCGCTACGACCTGTCGGAAGACAGCTCCACCGAAGCGGCGATGATCTTCGGCGAGGTGTATCGTAACGGCGCCGACTGGAAGTTCCGCGCCATCGGCCAGGGCTTCGCCGGCGGCCTCGGGCCCCTCGCCAAGAACTACGGCGTCAACGTTTAA
- a CDS encoding TIGR00266 family protein gives MPVFTVTGDVDPFLHVSMRRGETIYCESDAMVMMESTLDLKGKMKGGLGSALMRTFANGESFFQQHIEATRGDGDCLLSPTLPGAMQVIDCGPNHYIISDGAFVAATSGVDLKVRTQSIGNALFAQSGGFFVTETTGSGQVVVSGFGSMSVLEVEPGKDAIIDNSHVVCWDSGLRYEISITTGQSGGFLGNLINSQTSGEGMVLRFSGKGKVYVCSRNRMAFKAWMQTPAR, from the coding sequence ATGCCAGTATTTACCGTGACCGGGGATGTCGATCCCTTCCTGCACGTCTCGATGCGGCGCGGCGAGACCATCTATTGCGAATCGGATGCGATGGTGATGATGGAATCGACGCTCGACCTGAAGGGCAAGATGAAGGGCGGCCTCGGCAGCGCGCTGATGCGTACCTTCGCCAACGGCGAGTCCTTCTTCCAGCAGCATATCGAGGCGACCCGCGGCGACGGCGACTGCCTGCTGTCGCCGACCCTGCCGGGCGCGATGCAGGTCATCGACTGCGGTCCCAACCACTACATCATCAGCGACGGCGCCTTTGTCGCCGCCACCTCCGGGGTCGACCTGAAGGTCCGCACCCAGAGCATCGGCAACGCCCTGTTCGCGCAGAGCGGCGGCTTCTTCGTCACCGAGACGACGGGCAGCGGCCAGGTGGTGGTGTCGGGCTTCGGCTCGATGTCGGTGCTGGAGGTCGAGCCGGGCAAGGACGCGATCATCGACAACTCGCACGTGGTGTGCTGGGACAGCGGGCTGCGCTACGAGATCTCGATCACGACCGGCCAGAGCGGTGGCTTCCTGGGCAACCTGATCAACAGCCAGACCAGCGGCGAGGGCATGGTGTTGCGCTTCTCGGGCAAAGGGAAGGTCTATGTATGTTCGCGCAACCGGATGGCATTCAAAGCCTGGATGCAAACCCCGGCGCGCTGA
- a CDS encoding TerD family protein produces MAVNLTKGQKISLDKEAGGALSRVTMGLGWDVAKSKGFFGFGGGAGQPVDLDASVVMFDEANRSVDVVWFRQLKSKDGSITHTGDNRTGAGDGDDEQIQVDLSRVPANVKALVFTVNSFTGQNFSTVENAYCRLVNGSNNQEVARFNLSVQGSHTAQIMAKLYRHNGEWKMHAIGENGSGRTFDDLMPLITPHL; encoded by the coding sequence ATGGCAGTAAATCTGACGAAGGGCCAGAAGATCTCGCTGGACAAGGAAGCCGGCGGCGCGCTGAGCCGCGTGACGATGGGCCTGGGCTGGGACGTGGCCAAGTCGAAGGGTTTCTTCGGCTTCGGCGGCGGCGCCGGCCAGCCGGTCGACCTGGATGCATCGGTGGTGATGTTCGACGAAGCGAACCGCTCGGTTGACGTGGTCTGGTTCCGCCAGCTCAAGAGCAAGGACGGCAGCATCACCCACACCGGTGACAACCGCACCGGCGCCGGCGACGGCGACGACGAGCAGATCCAGGTCGACCTGTCGCGCGTGCCGGCCAACGTGAAGGCGCTGGTATTCACCGTGAACAGCTTCACGGGCCAGAACTTCTCGACCGTGGAAAACGCCTACTGCCGCCTGGTCAATGGCAGCAACAACCAGGAAGTGGCGCGCTTCAACCTGTCGGTACAGGGTTCGCACACGGCCCAGATCATGGCCAAGCTGTACCGCCACAACGGCGAGTGGAAGATGCATGCGATCGGCGAAAACGGCTCGGGCCGTACCTTCGACGACCTGATGCCGCTGATCACGCCGCACCTGTAA
- a CDS encoding PAS domain S-box protein, producing MSSSAETAPAGTAPYVPSEVRFRELFEQAPASLQLLDPEGYTLRVNRAWEALWHIHEGSELKRYVMSRDYNVLRDPQLVATGVAAFLARAMAGESVEIPAIHYDTAAIGTTGRARWVTARAHPIKDGAGKVVEVMLMHEDITERVEAETALREREERFRTLAMATSQIVWTSAADGQIREDSPSWRAFTGQGYEEWCGYGWLDAVHPEDRERARQVWSTSIATHAAYETEYRLRRADGSYRWTAVKGIPILDANGAVREWVGANRDIHDSVTQREGLARRLDSEQRQSALLASVASAARTLHTALSSEDIAAALAQEVRAILGTVEVDVALDADADADAGISAADRAALPGSLAVPLLDRKGRRIGCLRVAGKAGGFDAQDESILAQLAAIAATGFANARLYRSLREQDRRKDEFLAMLAHELRNPLAPIAAAAQVLRIAASPERIRLSSEVIARQVRHMTSLVNDLLDVSRVTRGLIKLDKALVGIGPVLASAVEQSRPLVAARGHTLAVEVAPDLAEARVDGDSTRLVQVIANLLNNAAKYTPQGGAIALSASRDGARVRLCVADDGIGIEASLLPQVFDLFTQAERTPDRSQGGLGIGLALVRTMVTLHGGEVRAHSEGPGRGSSFTVWLPLA from the coding sequence ATGTCCTCCTCCGCAGAAACGGCCCCGGCCGGCACCGCCCCCTACGTCCCTTCCGAGGTCCGCTTCCGGGAACTGTTCGAACAGGCGCCGGCCAGCCTCCAGCTCCTCGATCCGGAAGGCTACACGCTGCGGGTGAACCGGGCCTGGGAGGCGCTCTGGCACATCCACGAAGGCAGCGAGCTGAAACGCTACGTGATGAGCCGCGACTACAATGTGCTGCGCGATCCCCAGCTGGTCGCCACCGGCGTCGCCGCCTTCCTCGCACGGGCCATGGCCGGCGAGTCGGTCGAAATACCCGCCATCCACTACGACACCGCCGCCATCGGGACCACCGGCCGGGCGCGCTGGGTCACGGCGCGCGCCCATCCGATCAAGGACGGCGCGGGCAAGGTGGTCGAAGTCATGCTGATGCACGAGGACATCACCGAACGCGTGGAAGCGGAAACCGCGCTGCGCGAACGCGAGGAGCGCTTCCGGACCCTGGCGATGGCGACCTCGCAGATCGTCTGGACCAGCGCCGCCGATGGGCAGATCCGGGAAGATTCGCCCTCGTGGCGCGCCTTTACCGGACAAGGCTATGAGGAATGGTGCGGCTACGGCTGGCTCGACGCGGTCCACCCCGAGGATCGCGAGCGCGCGCGCCAGGTCTGGAGCACCTCGATCGCCACCCATGCCGCCTACGAGACCGAATACCGGCTGCGCCGCGCGGACGGCAGCTACCGCTGGACCGCCGTCAAGGGCATTCCGATCCTGGATGCGAACGGCGCCGTGCGCGAATGGGTCGGCGCCAACCGCGACATCCACGACAGCGTGACGCAACGCGAAGGACTCGCACGACGGCTCGACAGCGAGCAGCGCCAGTCCGCCCTGCTGGCCAGCGTGGCCAGCGCCGCGCGCACCCTGCACACCGCCTTGTCCAGCGAGGACATCGCCGCGGCGCTGGCGCAGGAAGTGCGCGCGATCCTCGGCACGGTCGAGGTGGACGTGGCGCTGGACGCCGACGCCGACGCCGACGCCGGCATATCCGCGGCCGACCGGGCAGCGCTGCCCGGCAGCCTGGCCGTCCCGCTGCTCGACCGCAAGGGCCGCCGGATCGGCTGCCTGCGGGTGGCGGGCAAGGCCGGCGGCTTCGACGCCCAGGACGAGTCGATCCTGGCGCAACTGGCGGCGATCGCCGCCACCGGCTTCGCCAACGCCCGGCTGTACCGCTCGCTGCGCGAGCAGGACCGGCGCAAGGACGAATTCCTCGCCATGCTGGCGCACGAACTGCGCAACCCGCTGGCGCCGATCGCGGCCGCCGCCCAGGTGCTCCGGATCGCGGCCAGCCCCGAACGCATCCGCCTGTCGAGCGAGGTGATCGCGCGCCAGGTGCGGCACATGACCTCGCTGGTGAACGACCTGCTCGACGTGTCGCGCGTGACGCGCGGGCTGATCAAGCTGGACAAGGCCCTGGTCGGGATCGGGCCGGTGCTCGCCAGCGCCGTCGAGCAGTCGCGGCCCCTGGTCGCCGCGCGCGGGCACACCCTGGCGGTGGAGGTGGCGCCCGACCTGGCCGAGGCGCGGGTCGACGGCGACAGCACGCGCCTGGTGCAGGTCATCGCCAACCTGCTCAACAACGCCGCCAAGTACACCCCGCAGGGCGGCGCCATCGCGCTGTCGGCCAGCCGCGACGGCGCCCGCGTGCGCCTGTGCGTGGCGGACGACGGCATCGGCATCGAGGCCAGCCTGCTGCCCCAGGTGTTCGACCTGTTCACCCAGGCCGAGCGTACCCCGGACCGCTCGCAGGGCGGCCTGGGAATCGGGCTGGCGCTGGTGCGCACCATGGTGACGCTGCACGGCGGCGAGGTGCGGGCCCACAGCGAGGGCCCGGGCCGGGGCAGCAGCTTCACCGTCTGGCTGCCGCTGGCCTGA
- a CDS encoding GntR family transcriptional regulator: MAVQSPQLFSITPGATEPIYRQLVEQVRRLVAGGQMAAGDELPSVREVAQALAVNPMTVSKAYSLLEAEGLLARRRGLGMLVAERPRSARSQAERTALLRPTLARAAREARELELDPDTVLSLFTQLLKEAS; encoded by the coding sequence ATGGCCGTCCAGTCACCCCAGCTGTTCTCGATCACGCCCGGCGCGACCGAACCGATCTACCGCCAGCTCGTCGAGCAGGTGCGGCGGCTGGTCGCCGGCGGCCAGATGGCGGCGGGCGACGAGCTGCCCTCGGTGCGCGAAGTGGCCCAGGCGCTCGCCGTGAACCCCATGACCGTGTCCAAGGCCTACAGCCTGCTCGAAGCCGAAGGGCTGCTGGCGCGCCGGCGCGGACTCGGGATGCTGGTGGCCGAGCGCCCACGCAGCGCGCGCAGCCAGGCCGAGCGCACGGCGCTGCTGCGCCCGACATTGGCGCGCGCCGCGCGCGAGGCGCGCGAGCTCGAACTCGACCCCGACACCGTCCTTTCCCTTTTCACCCAACTCCTGAAGGAAGCATCGTGA
- a CDS encoding ABC transporter ATP-binding protein, with translation MTAPLIQLRGVAKHFGSAIVLNGLDWEVGQGQVIGLLGRNGAGKSTLMECLLGLRELDAGSARLFGEDVAALSDTTRARIGYVPQKPGLFEWMTPVQMLDYFKAMYPRWNPVKVAALLERWGFGPIELGKPIGRLSGGQQQRLSIIRALAHDPELLVLDEPVSALDPAGRRAFLSELVDGVIERGTTVVFSTHILTDLERVALDVAFLKDGRIALQGQLDALLEGARDTVDGRRAEPLSLEDLFIEVTG, from the coding sequence GTGACAGCACCCCTCATCCAGTTGCGCGGCGTGGCCAAGCATTTCGGCAGCGCCATCGTCCTGAACGGCCTCGATTGGGAAGTCGGGCAGGGCCAGGTCATTGGCCTGCTGGGCCGCAACGGTGCCGGCAAGTCGACGCTCATGGAATGCCTGCTCGGCCTGCGCGAGCTCGATGCCGGCAGCGCCAGGCTGTTCGGCGAAGACGTGGCGGCGCTGTCCGATACCACCCGTGCCCGGATCGGCTACGTGCCGCAAAAGCCCGGTCTGTTCGAGTGGATGACGCCGGTGCAGATGCTGGACTATTTCAAGGCCATGTACCCGCGCTGGAACCCGGTCAAGGTCGCCGCGCTGCTGGAGCGCTGGGGTTTCGGCCCGATCGAGCTCGGCAAGCCGATCGGGCGCCTGTCGGGCGGGCAGCAGCAGCGCCTGTCGATCATCCGCGCGCTGGCGCACGACCCGGAACTGCTGGTGCTGGACGAACCGGTATCGGCGCTGGACCCGGCCGGGCGCCGGGCCTTTCTGTCGGAGCTGGTCGACGGCGTGATCGAGCGCGGCACCACGGTAGTGTTCTCGACCCACATCCTGACCGACCTGGAACGGGTGGCGCTGGACGTGGCCTTCCTGAAGGACGGCCGCATCGCGCTGCAGGGCCAGCTCGACGCGCTGCTGGAAGGCGCGCGCGACACGGTGGACGGCCGCCGCGCCGAGCCGCTCAGCCTGGAAGACTTGTTCATCGAGGTGACCGGATGA
- a CDS encoding diguanylate cyclase produces MPALPIRRSATSLVLALALIAAMSVFFVREVVELRQAMVLLRQNDTACIQLRNVMTHLLNAETGQRGYLLTGEPGYLEPYLVGRNGAPASLLQAEQSGYGDQRFLATIRNLAHIADSKLDELDRTVQMKKRGDGAAAANIVREGFGQQKMREARRLIQEEVERLRVLREGIMQGFNDRLLRSAAILALMLSTVVAMAVHAWRSLCAAARRNNELARRLALEASHDALTGLPNRRFFERCARRLVARSRRSGKPFTLLALDLDRFKEVNDAHGHALGDEVLREAGRRFQAVLRGGELLARLGGDEFVVLVEGEFSRHDIAGIGLRLIDCLHPPLHPTLAEISVGTSIGVASFPRNGADLEGLMQAADDALYAAKHGGRGRLCFAHIELTPPDPQAGSLGQPAPCITPTAG; encoded by the coding sequence GTGCCAGCCCTGCCCATCCGCCGCAGCGCCACCTCCCTGGTTCTTGCGCTCGCCCTCATCGCGGCAATGAGCGTCTTTTTCGTCCGCGAAGTGGTCGAACTGCGCCAGGCGATGGTCCTGCTCCGGCAAAACGACACGGCCTGCATCCAGCTCCGCAATGTCATGACGCACCTGCTGAATGCCGAAACCGGCCAGCGCGGCTACCTGCTGACCGGTGAACCTGGCTACCTCGAGCCCTACCTGGTCGGGCGCAACGGGGCCCCGGCCAGCCTGCTGCAGGCCGAGCAGTCGGGCTACGGGGACCAGCGCTTCCTGGCCACTATCCGCAATCTCGCCCACATCGCCGACAGCAAGCTGGACGAACTCGATCGGACGGTGCAGATGAAAAAGCGCGGCGACGGCGCCGCTGCCGCGAACATCGTGCGCGAAGGCTTCGGCCAGCAGAAGATGCGCGAAGCGCGCCGGCTCATCCAGGAAGAGGTGGAACGCCTGCGCGTGCTGCGCGAGGGGATCATGCAGGGCTTCAACGACCGCCTGCTGCGCAGCGCCGCGATCCTGGCGCTGATGCTCTCGACCGTGGTCGCAATGGCGGTCCACGCGTGGCGCTCGCTGTGCGCCGCCGCCCGCCGCAACAACGAACTGGCCAGGCGCCTGGCGCTGGAAGCCTCGCACGATGCCCTCACCGGCCTGCCCAACCGACGCTTCTTCGAGCGCTGCGCGCGCCGCCTGGTCGCCCGCAGCCGGCGCAGCGGCAAGCCGTTCACCCTGCTTGCCCTCGACCTGGACCGTTTCAAGGAGGTCAACGACGCCCACGGGCATGCGCTCGGCGACGAAGTGCTCAGGGAAGCGGGCCGCCGCTTCCAGGCAGTGCTGCGCGGCGGCGAACTGCTGGCGCGCCTGGGCGGCGACGAATTCGTGGTCCTGGTGGAAGGCGAGTTCTCGCGCCACGACATTGCCGGCATCGGCCTGCGCCTCATCGATTGCCTGCATCCGCCGCTGCACCCGACGCTGGCGGAGATCAGCGTCGGGACCAGCATCGGGGTCGCGAGCTTCCCGCGCAACGGCGCCGACCTGGAAGGCCTGATGCAGGCCGCCGACGACGCGCTCTATGCCGCCAAGCACGGCGGCCGCGGCAGGCTGTGCTTCGCGCACATCGAGCTGACGCCGCCCGATCCGCAGGCCGGCAGCCTCGGCCAGCCTGCACCGTGCATCACCCCCACCGCGGGATAA